Proteins co-encoded in one Arachis hypogaea cultivar Tifrunner chromosome 11, arahy.Tifrunner.gnm2.J5K5, whole genome shotgun sequence genomic window:
- the LOC140172961 gene encoding uncharacterized protein: MGIRRDLWPDDNGKYHLALYSLTRDAKKVFLATLKNLLPLAIRNVLPNQVTSVLIEFCSFFRILCGKSLSRTELDKLQDRIVITLCHLEMLFPPSFFTVMVHLTVHLVEEAKLGGPVHYRYMYPIERELGHLKSFVRNKAHPEGSIAEGYLAEESLTFCSRYIDDMETRFNRPSRLCYDPPYEMSSVLPKLGTPHGGHSNFNLTKIEKLQAHRYVVFNREGVKPYINAFRDHIRRTSKGRRLSPTEIEKKVNKYFVDWFQALSVNPDNPYEMSTDIKFLARGPMMNARRFSVYDINGFHMERQPLIIISRGRALY; encoded by the exons ATGGGAATAAGGCGTGATCTTTGGCCAGATGATAATGGAAAATATCACCTTGCTTTGTATTCACTAACCCGAGATGCTAAAAAGGTCTTTCTTGCAACTTTGAAGAAT TTGCTTCCACTAGCAATCCGTAATGTGCTGCCAAACCAGGTTACCTCAGTTTTGATAGAGTTCTGCTCATTTTTTAGAATTCTCTGTGGTAAGAGTCTAAGTCGTACAGAACTTGATAAGCTCCAAGATCGCATTGTGATTACTCTTTGTCATTTGGAAATGTTATTTCCTCCATCATTCTTCACTGTTATGGTGCATCTAACAGTCCATCTTGTTGAGGAAGCAAAACTTGGAGGGCCAGTCCATTATCGATACATGTATCCTATCGAAAG GGAATTGGGACACTTGAAGTCCTTTGTACGAAATAAAGCACATCCAGAAGGTTCTATTGCTGAGGGTTATTTAGCTGAAGAGTCTCTTACTTTCTGTTCTCGGTATATTGACGACATGGAGACTAGATTTAACAGGCCTAGTCGTCTTTGTTATGATCCCCCTTATGAAATGTCTTCAGTCTTGCCCAAGTTAGGTACTCCACATGGAGGTCATTCAAACTTCAATTTAACTAAAATAGAGAAGTTGCAAGCTCATCGTTATGTGGTTTTCAATCGCGAAGGTGTGAAACCATATATCAATGCCTTTAGAGACCACATTAGGagaacttcaaagggaagaagaCTCTCACCTACAGAGATAGAAAAGAAagttaataaatattttgttGATTGGTTTCAAGCATTG agtGTGAATCCAGATAATCCATATGAAATGTCAACTGATATAAAGTTTCTTGCACGAGGCCCAATGATGAATGCAAGGAGATTTTCTGTTTATGACATCAACGG ATTTCATATGGAAAGACAACCACTAATAATAATTAGTAGAGGCAGAGCTTTGTACTGA
- the LOC112720492 gene encoding uncharacterized protein, translating to MDKSWIAKPRNLDEYIVGLENFLDFAFQHGAIGNSKIICPCPSCGFRKWHARKDVRDHLLYKPFPKNYVVWNFHGEKEVTEFSTSAHVMRETLVTEHPLNNMVNDVFGIHMDQESGEDSSMEDFVNDEPTENHKDFDEFLKEGNQKLQEGSDFTKLEFIVKLYHIKDLCGLSDKAITMILELVRDAFSCVNLPTTFDQAKKLIQKLSLDYIKIDACPNDCMLFEDEDPNNIQQTCSHCGASRWNSKKKKKKKQAAKVLRYFPLKPRLQRLFMCRKTAEHILWHATAKGENDKMVHPRDGEAWKTFDLTHREFGLQPRNVRLGLASDGFNPYRSMSSTHSIWPVFLIPYNLPPWMCMKHTSFILSMVIPGKHSPGNNIDIYLKPLVRVKRIMG from the coding sequence ATGGATAAATCTTGGATTGCTAAGCCACGAAACTTAGATGAATATATAGTTGGTCTAGAAAACTTCTTGGATTTTGCATTTCAACATGGAGCAATTGGGAATAGTAAGATAATATGTCCGTGTCCAAGTTGTGGGTTTCGCAAATGGCATGCTCGAAAAGATGTTAGAGATCATTTACTTTACAAACCATTCCCTAAGAATTATGTTGTATGGAACTTTCATGGCGAGAAAGAAGTAACCGAATTCTCAACAAGTGCACATGTCATGCGCGAGACATTGGTAACTGAACATCCCCTAAATAACATGGTAAATGATGTTTTCGGGATACATATGGATCAGGAGAGTGGTGAAGATTCAAGCATGGAAGATTTTGTAAACGATGAGCCAACAGAAAATCACAAAGACTTTGATGAGTTTCTCAAGgaaggcaatcaaaagctacaAGAAGGAAGCGACTTCACAAAGCTAGAATTCATAGTCAAATTGTATCATATTAAAGACTTGTGTGGACTAAGTGACAAGGCCATTACCATGATACTTGAGTTGGTGAGGGATGCTTTTAGTTGTGTGAATTTGCCTACGACTTTTGATCAGGcaaagaaactaattcaaaaacTAAGTCTTGACTATATTAAGATAGATGCTTGCCCCAATGATTGTATGTTGTTCGAGGATGAAGACCCAAACAACATCCAACAAACATGCAGTCATTGTGGTGCTTCTAGGTGGAAttctaagaagaagaagaagaaaaagcaagctgCCAAGGTTTTGAGATACTTTCCGTTGAAACCAAGGTTGCAAAGATTGTTCATGTGTCGTAAAACTGCAGAGCATATATTATGGCATGCAACAGCGAAGGGAGAAAATGACAAAATGGTGCATCCAAGGGATGGTGAGGCGTGGAAGACTTTTGATTTAACACACAGAGAGTTTGGATTGCAACCTAGAAATGTTCGCTTAGGACTTGCTAGTGATGGTTTTAATCCTTATAGATCAATGAGTTCTACTCATAGCATTTGGCCTGTGTTTCTGATTCCATATAATCTTCCTCCTTGGATGTGTATGAAACACACTTCCTTTATCCTGTCAATGGTTATACCTGGCAAGCATAGTCCCGGAAATAATATTGACATATATCTTAAACCACTTGTCAGAGTTAAAAGAATTATGGGATGA
- the LOC112720494 gene encoding MACPF domain-containing protein At4g24290 isoform X2: protein MHKRDIFIRAAGGASITIRGVSENIPCDKGDRIRFKSDVLEFNQILLFLYIFSVTFISELLNQKSAVQGKIPSGYFNALIDLSGDWLRDAADIKYLAFDGYFILLYYLHLTASPLVLQEEVKKSVPAQWDPTTLSRFIQTYGTHIVVGMAVGGQDVICVKQKHSSKISPDDLRRHLEDLGDFLFSDVRSPSLLQRQTADGKQKPFLHYRLGRCSDKSSSIFKSNVCIYQHF, encoded by the exons ATGCACAAGAGGGATATTTTCATCCGTGCAGCTGGTGGAGCCTCCATCACCATTAGAGGGGTCTCTGAGAACATTCCTTGTGATAAAGGGGATAGAATAAGGTTCAAATCCGATGTGCTTGAGTTCAACCAGATCCTCCTTTTTCTCTATATCTTCTCTGTTACGTTT ATATCTGAGTTGTTAAATCAGAAATCGGCAGTGCAAGGGAAAATACCTTCTGGCTATTTCAATGCTCTTATTGATTTAAGTGGTGACTGGTTGAGGGATGCTGCTGACATCAAGTATCTTGCTTTTGATGGTTATTTCATTTTGCTCTACTATTTACATCTAACAGCTTCTCCACTTGTGCTGCAAGAGGAAGTTAAGAAGTCTGTTCCTGCTCAATGGGACCCGACGACATTGTCTAG GTTCATTCAGACATATGGTACACACATAGTAGTAGGTATGGCTGTTGGTGGTCAGGATGTAATCTGTGTCAAACAGAAGCATTCTTCAAAGATTTCTCCTGATGATCTTAGAAGACATTTAGAAGATCTTGGAGATTTTCTGTTTTCAGATGTAAGGAGTCCTTCTTTACTACAGAGGCAAACAGCCGATGGCAAACAGAAG CCCTTCCTTCATTACAGACTTGGTAGATGCAGTGATAAAAGCTCTTCCATCTTCAAAAGCAATGTATGCATCTACCAGCACTTCTGA
- the LOC112720494 gene encoding MACPF domain-containing protein At4g24290 isoform X1 — MHKRDIFIRAAGGASITIRGVSENIPCDKGDRIRFKSDVLEFNQILLFLYIFSVTFISELLNQKSAVQGKIPSGYFNALIDLSGDWLRDAADIKYLAFDGYFILLYYLHLTASPLVLQEEVKKSVPAQWDPTTLSRFIQTYGTHIVVGMAVGGQDVICVKQKHSSKISPDDLRRHLEDLGDFLFSDVRSPSLLQRQTADGKQKSSQDQGDTVDFSGPLISQMHIVHEILERHERHIRRTIQRLCKNDRTSSKR, encoded by the exons ATGCACAAGAGGGATATTTTCATCCGTGCAGCTGGTGGAGCCTCCATCACCATTAGAGGGGTCTCTGAGAACATTCCTTGTGATAAAGGGGATAGAATAAGGTTCAAATCCGATGTGCTTGAGTTCAACCAGATCCTCCTTTTTCTCTATATCTTCTCTGTTACGTTT ATATCTGAGTTGTTAAATCAGAAATCGGCAGTGCAAGGGAAAATACCTTCTGGCTATTTCAATGCTCTTATTGATTTAAGTGGTGACTGGTTGAGGGATGCTGCTGACATCAAGTATCTTGCTTTTGATGGTTATTTCATTTTGCTCTACTATTTACATCTAACAGCTTCTCCACTTGTGCTGCAAGAGGAAGTTAAGAAGTCTGTTCCTGCTCAATGGGACCCGACGACATTGTCTAG GTTCATTCAGACATATGGTACACACATAGTAGTAGGTATGGCTGTTGGTGGTCAGGATGTAATCTGTGTCAAACAGAAGCATTCTTCAAAGATTTCTCCTGATGATCTTAGAAGACATTTAGAAGATCTTGGAGATTTTCTGTTTTCAGATGTAAGGAGTCCTTCTTTACTACAGAGGCAAACAGCCGATGGCAAACAGAAG AGTTCCCAGGATCAAGGAGACACGGTTGATTTTTCAGGACCCTTAATATCTCAAATGCACATTGTCCATGAGATCTTAGAAAGACATGAGCGACACATACGGCGTACTATCCAGCGATTGTGCAAAAATGATAGAACTTCTTCCAAGAGATAG